The Nicotiana tomentosiformis chromosome 2, ASM39032v3, whole genome shotgun sequence genome includes the window TTTAAGTTCCTATCAGAGGCAAGGTGCAGAAAGTAAATATTTTGGCACTGCTTGCAATAAAAACCATCTTAACTAGAATAAAGAATTGCATGCAAACAGAAAATTCCACATCGGATGGAGACATGCATAATTAATAAACATGAAAGCTCAAAATAAGTTTTAAAATGACTAGGAAAAAAATTGTCAGAAGATATAATTATAAGCTTATAGAACGTATTTGTTAACTGTTGATTATTAGTTTACATTCATGTGCTctctagccgagggtctatcggagaCAGCCTCTCTACCCTCCTTGGGTAGGCCGTAGGGGGTAgttctgcgtacacattaccctccctagaccccacttgtggaaatttactgggtttgttgttgttgttgattattactTTATTAGTTTACGTATGAAGTGTTTATTCTCTAGCTCCTGCCTTATTCCTTTTTCTGTTCATATCGAAACCCTTCTCTAGACACGCTAGGATGAATTTTATATTTGGAAATTGATATTGCAAACCAGGATTCCAAAGAACCAAAAACATGGATCATATGCTGGTGATATTTTGTGcagtttttatttaaattttttttgaaaacaTCAAGAAAATGATGAAcgaagaaaaagaacaaaaacttAAATAGAAGAGACAGTGCAAAGTCTGACACTCAAACTTGAAAGTCATTAAATCAGACCTTAGCTGTTCGTTCAGTAACACTATCTACAGGAAGTTGAACAGCTCGAACGTCCTTCATCTTCAAGTAGTTATACATCACAACACCGCATAATGCTATAGAAAACAGAAAAAGTTCATTAAGATGTTTGATCGCATAAAGCTCCCATAAATAGAAGGAACCAAGCTTACCAATGGCATAGCCTGTAATATTAAGAGTGGTTATTGTCGACTCTGGAAAAATTAGAGTTGAGAGGGCAATAAGTATCCAATCTTTCAAGACACCGGCAACTCGGATGGTTACAGCACCAGTTCTACCAATCACTAAGAAAATTGAGAAATTCAGAGCAAGAGCACAAAGTGCATTTGAAAAGAAAATCCAGAAGTTGAATTGAATTTGTGAGACTTCCATCTCAGGCTTCTCCAGAAGATACCACGGGACAAAAAGAAAGACAAAGCTGCATATTGAAACATGTAATCATAAGTAACTAGAAGAAACAGTACAGCACTTGCATGAGGCTCCAAAACAGAATAAAGACAGACATATAAAATACAGAGATCATTCTCATACTTGCTTATTATCAGGTGACACATAGCAGCAATTGCCTCGTCATAGATCTCTCACTAACTGAGGTAAACATAACTATGGATTGCGTCTATCTATGTACAGAGAACAAATTTACTTTAAAAGAACTTGCAAGCAAATACCAATCTCTCTAGCATCATTTCTACCTCTTTCGACTCCATAAGACCAGCGAGGACACAGTAATCAGTCATGCCAGATGCAGGACACAGCTAAACACATAACAACGTGCTAACAGAAATATAAAGGTCATTGCTTTCGAAAAGGTATATATTTTAGAGTCAGAAATGCATAAGAAAGAAATATGTGGTTACACCTTCCAACTTGAGCTATAACACTTGGAAGCACATACTCTCATGCAATTTGAAACTAACAGCTTTAATAGAAGTGTCATATGGAAGTGCCTCTTTCAATATCAGAAATTGACTGATTTGAGGTTACAGTGCAGTCATACAGTCATAATCTCTCTCTCTAAGAAGATATCACCTATTCATCTGCACAACATGATAGCAAATAACTCAACGAACGAGATAGAAGATGAATACCTGCAAGGAGCTATGTAATATAGGCTGGTGATAGGATTGAGAGTTAATCCCTTCTTCTGAAGCAGAACTTGAGTTAAGACCAGCCTAAGAGCCTCAGCAAATATTCCAGTGACCTGATACACTGTACCAACTACATTGAAGTGAATTTCTCCATAGGAGGATACTACAACGCCAACACTGACCAGCACCATGTTCATGAATATGTCGCATCTTAACTTGTCAATTCCACAAATAACAGCCATGACAAAGGTGGCCACTGGCACTGTCATTTCAACACAAAGCTACAGCCAATTAGTACATTCGCAAACATTGGGACAGACAACTAAAAAAGTGTTACCCAGGCATACTTAGAGCTTTCAGCATCTGGATAAAGGCTACAGAAATGAACAGATAAGCTGTGTTCCCAAACCTGCAAGAAAATAACATATGCTGCTTTTAGAAACACAATTATTAGAACTTCAATTCATGTGAGTAATGAAACATATAGGAACTCAGTAACTGAAACAATCAGTGAAACTCTCCCCAAAGAAATATTCTTTTGGCAAACAACAGTGGAAAACATCAATTAATTCTATGAGACAATAATTCACTCATTTGGCAATGATGCACAAAAATGTCTGATTTTCTTATCGCCCCAGTTCTCATAGCTTTACTATATTCCACCTCTGCTTTCCTAGACAAGTAAAGTGTCAAGGAAGAACAAGGAAATCTAACCGGCCAAAAGTCTTCCTCTGTTGTAGCACAACTAATTCAATGAGAGAAAAGTCAAATAGAGGAAAAGCATTTGGCTATATACTTGAAACCAATCAATAAACCCATTGTAACAGGTGACATACAAGGTTAAAATAAATACTTCCTTATCAAAAAGGTTGAAACAAATTCTCAATTCAGCTCAATACTAGTTCATTAACCTGAAACGTCCAAATTGCTTAGGACAGTTTAAACACTATTAGCTAGATAACCCAAAAGGTCGAGGTTTCCTGCATCATCAGAAACAGAACAAGAGAAGCAGGACTACGTTCTTTTTTCTTTACACTTTCCAGTATTGACTTCCAACAAGGTGACTGGTTAGTTGGACATAGGTCCAATGAGCAAAATTTATGCCAATCTAACACATCCTTCTTTTAAAATAAGAGCAGATGaaaataatatcatgtaaaaCAGTAAAAGTACTCTTTTAGGTTAGATTCAAGGGTATACACGGCTTCGTTGTTAGTGCATGAAAAGTAGATATCACATATCCGGAATAAGTTAACAGTCAATTTTCATATATCACCAATATGCATTCATAGCTAATCCATTTATCACAGTTTGAGCCAACCATCAATGACCCATTTACTTATGAGATTGCACAACACCTGTCATGTGGACATTTTAACCAAATGCAAACAAGACATTCAGTTCCTCAAAGTAGAATCTTACCAAAGACTTGAAGCAAAGAAAGCACTAATGGGAATGACACACGTCGCATATCTGCAGATTCAGTAATAAATAGTGAAATAAGACAGCATTACATCTGAAGACAAAGTGGATGCAAAGGAGCAAATTCTTACATTTCAAATGTCATTTTGACAGGCGATACAACCTGCACAAAAAATAAACATGAATGGAAGGAAATCAGCTGAGCCCTAGTCTTATGCATCAAATGGAATGAAAAATCGCGCACGATAAACTAATTTCCCTTCGAGTAGACGAAGAGTGAAGCTAAAGccatccaaatgccaagttagatatccaaaacatgaataaatttatgaatttatttatcgTTGCAAACCCTCCCCATGCGCCCAGAGGGATCTAACATGAGGAATTCTGTAAGTGGTTCATCAGAATCACCGCAAAAACCTCTCCTCAGGCGTCAGGGGGGTTAAAAGAATATGATCAATCATTAAATAGCAAGTGCTTTCTCAGAAGTAAGCTCCCGGGAAAAGTTCgcatcaaaagcacaaaaaaACCTTTGTGAAGTGTGATAAAGGCTGAAAAGTAACATGTGATGAGTCTCTTCAAAATCCATGACAAAAATCGAGACTGGTGAAACGTGAATGATGCATAACAACAAACAAAGAAAACATTTTTACAACAAGGTCAATAACTAATAGGTAAGCAAGAAGTTTTCATCAAAGAGCAGAGTGCAAAATGTTGCAAGAAAGATGAGACTGTTAATACCAATTACAATACCATACCTTGAAGACACGGATAAGAAGGAAAGCTACTAAGCCTGAAAAGCCCATATGAATCATTGTAAGTGTAATTGGTAATGGGAAATTGAAATATTTTGGTGAAAGAACCCACTGCAAAAACAGAAACCAGGAAACCAAAATAAGAATCATTAGCTCTTACTGATAGCACTGGCAAGATAAAGAATCAGACCTGAATGATACAGAAAAATATACTGAGCAGAATTAGTGTCTTTTTCTTAAGACGATGTTGCACTAGTGCAGAGCGGAAATGAAAACATCAT containing:
- the LOC104092885 gene encoding probable sugar phosphate/phosphate translocator At3g17430, with product MKISKQLVLTYIYLFVYITLSSGVILYNKWVLSPKYFNFPLPITLTMIHMGFSGLVAFLLIRVFKVVSPVKMTFEIYATCVIPISAFFASSLWFGNTAYLFISVAFIQMLKALMPVATFVMAVICGIDKLRCDIFMNMVLVSVGVVVSSYGEIHFNVVGTVYQVTGIFAEALRLVLTQVLLQKKGLTLNPITSLYYIAPCSFVFLFVPWYLLEKPEMEVSQIQFNFWIFFSNALCALALNFSIFLVIGRTGAVTIRVAGVLKDWILIALSTLIFPESTITTLNITGYAIALCGVVMYNYLKMKDVRAVQLPVDSVTERTAKELKMEKKSFDLYVSDDIAKNGGGKGTRNGSPDSTVDEEAPFIPSTRVSHLGRSPLSSHSA